A single window of Nicotiana sylvestris chromosome 3, ASM39365v2, whole genome shotgun sequence DNA harbors:
- the LOC138887749 gene encoding uncharacterized protein — protein MAPFEALYSRRCCLPIKWFEPGKAKLYGTDLVKDALEKVKLIQERIRTAQSRQKSYTDQKARDLSFMVGEKVLLKVLPIKGNMRFRKKGMLSPRFICPFKVLRRVGDVAYELT, from the coding sequence atggctccatttgaggctttatatagtcGGCGATGTTGTTTGCCCATCAAATGGTTTGAGCCCGGCAAGGCTAAATTATATGGCACTGATTTggtaaaggatgccttggaaaaggtaaagttgattcaggagcgaattcgcacagcacagtccagacaaaagagttacacggatcagaaggcgcgtgatttatcatttatggtgggcgaGAAAGTTCTCCTGAAGGTCTTGCCAATTAAGGGAAACATGAGGTTCAGAAAAAAGGGCATGTTGAGCCCCAGGTTTATATGTCCATTTaaggtgttgagacgagttggggaTGTTGCTTACGAGCTTACCTAG